Proteins encoded within one genomic window of Nordella sp. HKS 07:
- a CDS encoding SulP family inorganic anion transporter: MQPVDSNDHRIASSTGGFHLDVVAGLTAAAVVLPKAMAYATVAGLPVIVGLYTAFVPMIVYALLGTSRVLSVSSTTTLAILVGTQLGLVVPDGDPGKLVLATATLTALTGALLIVAFALRFGFIANFISSPVLTGFKAGIGLVILLDQIPKLLGIHITKEGFFRDILSVVSHLPDTSLLTAAIAGAALVALFAMERRWPHSPAPLAIVGLGIGLSWLVGLNALGVATVGPIPQSLPSITLPSPGLVTELLPGALGIALMSFTETIAAGRAFAAPDEPAIRPNRELLATGAANLAGAFFGAMPAGGGTSQTAVVRAVGGHSQKASLVTAGAAAATMLVLAPLIGLLPQAVLAAIVIVYSVGLIRPAEFVSVRRVRRMEFRWALAAFLGVLFFGTLQGIIVAIVLSLIGLASQSVKPKVYVIGRKRGVDFLRPVSPEHPDDETFEGLLILRPEGRLFFANAQQVADQVQALVAKHQPRIVALDMSRVFDIEYSALQMLVEGERRLTGQGVTVWLAGLNPDVLSYVRASGFADHLGRERLFSNIRAALQYYSAGGKPDQVLNSRGESK; this comes from the coding sequence ATGCAGCCTGTGGACAGCAACGATCACCGCATCGCCTCATCCACTGGAGGGTTTCACCTCGATGTTGTTGCAGGCCTGACCGCTGCGGCCGTCGTCTTACCCAAAGCAATGGCCTACGCGACCGTTGCCGGCCTGCCGGTTATCGTCGGGCTCTACACGGCCTTCGTGCCGATGATCGTTTATGCGCTGCTTGGCACGTCGCGGGTGCTGAGCGTCAGTTCGACGACCACACTTGCGATCCTCGTCGGAACACAACTCGGGCTTGTCGTTCCGGACGGAGATCCTGGCAAGCTGGTCTTGGCAACCGCGACACTTACCGCCCTGACCGGCGCCCTTCTGATCGTGGCTTTCGCGCTGCGCTTCGGCTTCATTGCCAACTTCATTTCCTCACCCGTTCTGACGGGCTTCAAGGCTGGCATAGGACTCGTCATATTACTTGATCAGATACCGAAGCTGCTCGGAATACATATCACCAAGGAAGGCTTCTTCCGGGATATTCTGAGTGTGGTGAGCCATCTGCCTGACACCTCGTTGCTTACAGCGGCAATTGCCGGGGCGGCACTCGTCGCATTGTTTGCGATGGAGCGACGCTGGCCCCATTCGCCGGCTCCCCTCGCAATCGTAGGCTTAGGCATCGGGCTTTCCTGGCTTGTGGGTCTGAATGCGTTGGGCGTTGCTACCGTGGGGCCCATTCCACAGTCGCTCCCTTCGATCACCCTTCCCAGTCCTGGGCTTGTCACTGAACTTTTGCCCGGTGCCCTCGGAATTGCCTTGATGAGCTTTACCGAAACAATCGCAGCGGGCCGAGCCTTCGCCGCCCCCGACGAGCCGGCCATCAGACCGAACCGCGAACTATTGGCAACGGGAGCCGCCAACCTGGCCGGCGCATTCTTCGGCGCAATGCCGGCGGGGGGCGGTACTTCGCAGACAGCAGTGGTTCGCGCTGTCGGCGGACACTCGCAAAAGGCATCTCTGGTCACTGCCGGTGCGGCAGCTGCCACAATGCTGGTCTTGGCCCCGCTAATTGGTTTATTGCCGCAGGCAGTACTCGCCGCGATTGTGATTGTGTACTCGGTCGGGCTCATCAGGCCGGCCGAGTTTGTGTCCGTTCGCAGAGTCCGACGGATGGAGTTTCGCTGGGCGCTCGCGGCCTTCTTGGGAGTACTCTTTTTCGGCACCCTTCAGGGTATCATCGTTGCGATCGTCCTTTCCCTCATCGGACTGGCTAGTCAATCGGTGAAGCCCAAGGTCTACGTGATTGGCCGCAAACGCGGAGTCGACTTCCTGCGGCCAGTGTCACCAGAGCATCCTGATGACGAGACATTCGAAGGACTCCTGATCCTCCGGCCCGAGGGCCGCCTTTTCTTTGCGAACGCCCAACAGGTCGCTGATCAGGTCCAGGCCCTGGTCGCCAAGCATCAGCCGCGGATCGTCGCGCTGGACATGAGCAGGGTCTTTGACATCGAGTACTCCGCTCTTCAGATGCTAGTTGAGGGCGAACGGCGTCTCACTGGGCAAGGTGTCACGGTCTGGCTGGCTGGCTTGAATCCGGACGTGCTGAGTTATGTTCGGGCTTCCGGTTTCGCTGACCACCTCGGCCGCGAACGACTGTTCTCCAACATCCGCGCCGCACTTCAGTACTACTCAGCAGGTGGCAAGCCTGATCAAGTGTTGAACTCACGAGGGGAGAGCAAGTAA
- a CDS encoding DUF502 domain-containing protein — protein MSTNGAGFGRAVFGYLKATIIGGMLFLLPIVLLALVLGKAMHAAAKIAKPAISHLPPTFLGIGMASLLAALILIVVSLGAGLLARTRYGKATLQWFENSLFGGLPQYQLVKSLGEGLAHVEDAESVKPVLVSIEDGWQIGYLLEGLEADWVAVFLPQAPTPMSGNVMYLPANRTLPLNISMAQAMSLVKRIGVGSGQALKGMNLSRDG, from the coding sequence ATGTCTACGAACGGTGCAGGGTTTGGTCGAGCCGTCTTCGGCTACCTTAAGGCAACGATCATTGGTGGAATGCTCTTTCTTCTGCCGATTGTTCTTCTCGCGTTAGTTCTCGGCAAGGCAATGCACGCAGCAGCCAAAATTGCAAAACCGGCTATTTCCCATCTCCCGCCCACATTCCTCGGGATTGGAATGGCCTCACTGTTGGCAGCATTGATTTTGATCGTCGTCTCGCTAGGTGCCGGACTCTTAGCTCGGACACGATACGGCAAGGCAACCCTGCAGTGGTTTGAAAATTCGCTATTTGGCGGCTTGCCGCAGTATCAGCTAGTCAAGAGTCTTGGCGAGGGCCTCGCTCATGTTGAGGATGCTGAAAGCGTAAAGCCGGTCCTTGTGTCGATCGAGGACGGTTGGCAGATCGGTTACTTGCTGGAAGGTTTGGAAGCCGACTGGGTCGCGGTGTTTTTGCCGCAGGCACCAACACCAATGTCCGGCAATGTGATGTATCTTCCTGCCAATCGGACGCTGCCGCTCAATATATCCATGGCACAAGCGATGTCGCTCGTGAAGCGGATTGGGGTAGGTTCCGGGCAGGCCCTGAAGGGAATGAACTTGTCTCGGGACGGCTAA